One window of Chryseobacterium indologenes genomic DNA carries:
- a CDS encoding PH domain-containing protein, translating into MSNNCALCKTELTSMDTLLGANTLSDGNVLCNKCLNETSNINEELLYNLNKFSIDDINEMLKTEKAEPVLPTVANEILPVTIDSDSTQISKEVYKRRHRKIKFELEKLNANLSMFTKGEIKELPYLISEEEQIIAITDAQFVNTLDAGVLVATPKRMISVSKGMFGAAKINDYLNETIKSVSFVTHSRSPIIKLHLDERVVEFECYMDKEDAEKFYDTIKAIYNNPNEQPPKQIDTAGKSISVSSEEIFNQLEKLGKLRENGILTDSEFAEQKKKLLEQLK; encoded by the coding sequence ATGAGTAATAACTGTGCATTGTGTAAAACAGAATTAACCTCTATGGATACGCTTTTGGGTGCTAATACGCTTTCAGATGGCAACGTTTTATGCAATAAATGTTTGAATGAAACGAGCAATATCAATGAAGAATTGCTGTACAATCTTAATAAATTCAGTATTGATGATATTAATGAAATGCTGAAAACAGAGAAAGCAGAACCTGTTCTGCCAACAGTGGCAAACGAAATTCTTCCTGTAACGATAGATTCTGATTCAACCCAAATTTCAAAAGAAGTTTACAAACGGAGACACCGCAAAATAAAATTTGAACTGGAAAAGCTGAATGCCAATCTTTCGATGTTCACCAAAGGAGAAATCAAAGAACTTCCTTATCTGATTTCTGAGGAGGAACAGATAATTGCCATTACAGATGCTCAGTTTGTCAATACATTAGATGCTGGAGTATTGGTGGCAACCCCAAAAAGGATGATTTCTGTATCAAAAGGAATGTTTGGTGCAGCAAAGATTAATGATTACCTTAATGAGACCATAAAGTCGGTAAGCTTTGTGACACATTCGAGATCTCCCATCATTAAACTGCATTTGGACGAAAGAGTAGTTGAATTTGAATGCTATATGGATAAGGAAGATGCTGAAAAGTTCTATGATACTATAAAAGCCATTTATAATAATCCTAATGAACAGCCTCCGAAACAAATTGATACTGCAGGCAAAAGTATTTCAGTTTCATCAGAAGAAATTTTTAATCAGCTTGAGAAATTAGGAAAACTGAGAGAAAACGGAATTTTGACCGATTCCGAATTTGCAGAACAGAAAAAAAAGCTGCTGGAGCAATTGAAATAA
- a CDS encoding class I SAM-dependent methyltransferase, with protein sequence MENYLEINKKSWNAKVEPHLKSDFYFVDEFLKGRTSLNSIELDLLRDIKGKSILHLQCHFGQDSISLSRMGAKVTGIDLSDQAIDAAKDLAQKCGTDTEFICSDVYDLPNVLDQKFDIVYTSYGTIGWLPDLEKWAGVISHFLKPDGQFIMAEFHPVVWMFDDDFTKVAYNYFNEKPIVETYEGTYADQSAPIVQEYVMWNHSLSEVLDNLVKKDLKLDTFQEFDWSPYPCFRHVDEFEKGKWRIPQFGNKIPLVFALAAQKK encoded by the coding sequence ATGGAAAATTACTTAGAAATAAATAAAAAATCATGGAATGCTAAGGTGGAACCGCACCTGAAGTCGGATTTTTATTTTGTAGATGAATTTCTGAAAGGAAGAACTTCACTCAATTCAATAGAACTAGATCTTCTGAGAGATATAAAAGGAAAAAGTATTCTGCATTTGCAGTGTCATTTTGGACAGGATTCTATTTCGCTGTCAAGAATGGGGGCAAAAGTGACCGGAATAGATCTTTCTGACCAAGCTATTGATGCAGCCAAAGATCTTGCTCAGAAATGTGGTACAGATACAGAATTTATCTGTTCAGACGTATACGATCTGCCCAATGTGCTGGATCAGAAATTTGATATCGTGTATACAAGTTATGGCACAATAGGCTGGCTTCCTGATCTTGAAAAATGGGCGGGTGTTATCAGTCATTTTTTAAAACCTGACGGACAATTTATTATGGCAGAGTTTCATCCGGTTGTCTGGATGTTTGATGATGATTTTACAAAAGTGGCTTACAACTATTTTAATGAAAAGCCGATAGTAGAGACTTATGAAGGAACTTATGCAGACCAGTCTGCACCCATCGTACAGGAATATGTCATGTGGAATCACTCTTTATCAGAAGTTCTCGATAATCTGGTTAAAAAAGATTTAAAACTGGACACTTTTCAGGAATTTGACTGGTCGCCATATCCTTGCTTCAGACATGTAGATGAATTTGAAAAAGGGAAATGGAGAATTCCACAGTTTGGAAATAAAATACCATTGGTTTTTGCTTTGGCAGCACAGAAAAAATAG
- a CDS encoding isoaspartyl peptidase/L-asparaginase gives MKIIIHGGFFSESDQSHEVKTAKQDSLKDIAQKAFEYLTTHSAFDTVAYVVSLLEDDPLYNAGIGSQIQSDGIIRMSAAIMNGETQKLSGVINIQDVKNPIFVAKALIEEDDRVLGGYGAKIYATEHGFENFSTEIPQRRSEYEAKLANGGKGTVGCVAIDQEGKLAVATSTGGKGFEIPGRISDSATVAGNYANAFCAVSCTGVGEDIVSNATATKIVTRVTDGMSLEQAFSKTFDELKTIDGFAGAIAIDKDGNLYHQDSYPTMVFASFDGKNFEVFS, from the coding sequence ATGAAAATCATTATCCACGGAGGTTTTTTCTCAGAAAGCGATCAAAGCCATGAAGTAAAAACCGCAAAACAGGATTCTTTAAAAGACATTGCCCAAAAAGCATTTGAATATCTTACAACCCATTCAGCTTTTGATACCGTTGCTTATGTCGTTTCATTGCTCGAAGACGATCCGTTATACAATGCGGGAATCGGTTCTCAGATCCAGAGTGATGGTATTATCCGTATGAGTGCTGCTATTATGAATGGAGAAACTCAAAAGCTAAGCGGAGTTATCAATATCCAGGATGTAAAGAACCCTATTTTCGTTGCCAAAGCTCTTATTGAAGAGGATGACCGCGTTTTGGGAGGTTACGGTGCAAAAATCTACGCTACGGAACATGGTTTTGAGAATTTTTCAACAGAAATTCCTCAGAGAAGAAGTGAATATGAAGCCAAATTGGCTAACGGAGGCAAAGGAACGGTAGGTTGTGTAGCGATTGATCAGGAAGGAAAGCTTGCTGTTGCAACCTCTACAGGTGGAAAAGGTTTTGAGATCCCTGGAAGAATTTCAGATTCTGCCACCGTGGCTGGAAATTATGCCAATGCCTTCTGTGCTGTAAGCTGTACCGGTGTGGGGGAAGATATTGTGAGCAATGCTACTGCCACAAAAATTGTAACGAGGGTTACAGATGGGATGAGCCTTGAGCAGGCTTTCAGCAAGACATTTGATGAACTAAAAACCATTGATGGATTCGCAGGAGCTATTGCCATTGATAAAGACGGAAATCTTTACCATCAGGATTCTTATCCTACTATGGTTTTCGCCAGTTTTGATGGCAAAAATTTTGAAGTCTTCTCTTAA
- the cphA gene encoding cyanophycin synthetase has translation MKIEKIQALRGPNIWSIRRKKLIQMRLDLEEMEDYPTNKIEGFRERIEKLIPSLITHRCSEGVEGGFFHRVETGTWMGHVIEHIALEIQTLAGMDVGFGRTRETKTPGVYNVVFNYIEENAGIFAAEESVKIAEALVEGKDYDLNACIHRLKEIRERVRLGPSTGSIVEEAASRRIPWIRLGTNSLVQLGYGVNQQRFQATITGKTSSIAVDIACNKELTKRMLHDAAIPVPIGDLVADEEGLNTVIRKIGYPIVLKPLDGNHGKGSSINVNDWDAAKVGLEHAQKYSRKVIVEKYITGYDFRILVINNKMVAAARRVPAHVVGDGELNLQQLIEKENKDPRRGYGHENVLTEIEVDKDTLELLEKLQYTLETIPQRGEVVYLKSTANLSTGGTSIDVTDMVHPENITMAERISKIIGLDVCGIDVMAENLTQPLKESGGAIIEVNAAPGFRMHLAPSEGLPRNVAAPVVDMLYPQGKPFTIPIIAVTGTNGKTTTTRLISHIVKSNGYRVGFTTSDGIYIQNTMLSKGDTTGPLSAEFILKDPTVEFAVLETARGGILRSGLGFSQCDIGVLTNIEEDHLGMNDIHSLKDLTKVKRVVLDSVKKNGWSVLNADNQYSMKIVNDLDSNVAIFSMDENNPHIVKFAKEGKITCVYEEGFVTIKKGDWKIRIGKAKDFPITMEGKARFMIENVLAASLASYLYGFGIEDISNSLRTFIPSAQLTPGRLNVFKFKNFKVLIDFAHNPSGYEAIEDYLKNVESTKKIGIISGVGDRRDNDIRECGKIAGRMFDYIIIRNEKHLRGRTEEEINGLIIDGINSAGRDVSYEIIPKEIEALKHAMGMAEEGTFITALSDVISNAIDLVQEYQAKELLEDDKNI, from the coding sequence ATGAAAATCGAAAAGATTCAGGCACTAAGAGGTCCAAATATCTGGAGCATCAGAAGAAAGAAGCTGATACAGATGAGGTTAGACTTAGAAGAAATGGAGGATTATCCTACCAATAAAATAGAAGGTTTCCGGGAAAGGATTGAAAAATTAATACCCTCATTGATTACCCACCGATGTTCAGAAGGAGTGGAAGGAGGCTTTTTCCATAGAGTGGAAACAGGAACCTGGATGGGGCATGTCATTGAGCATATCGCTTTGGAAATACAGACCCTTGCAGGAATGGATGTAGGGTTTGGAAGAACCCGGGAGACAAAAACTCCGGGAGTATATAACGTAGTATTTAATTATATCGAAGAAAATGCAGGGATCTTTGCCGCAGAAGAATCTGTAAAAATTGCAGAAGCCCTGGTAGAAGGCAAGGATTATGATTTAAATGCCTGTATTCATAGATTAAAAGAAATCAGAGAGCGTGTCCGCCTTGGGCCTTCTACAGGAAGTATTGTAGAAGAAGCTGCTTCCCGAAGAATACCCTGGATCAGACTGGGAACAAATTCTCTGGTGCAATTGGGCTACGGGGTAAATCAGCAAAGATTTCAGGCTACGATTACCGGAAAAACAAGTTCTATTGCCGTTGATATCGCATGTAATAAAGAATTAACCAAAAGAATGCTTCATGATGCAGCGATTCCGGTACCGATTGGTGATTTGGTTGCAGACGAAGAAGGATTAAATACTGTGATCAGAAAAATTGGGTATCCGATTGTTTTAAAGCCTTTGGATGGAAATCACGGAAAAGGTTCTTCCATTAATGTCAACGACTGGGATGCTGCTAAGGTAGGTCTTGAACATGCTCAGAAATATTCAAGAAAAGTAATTGTTGAGAAATATATCACAGGATATGATTTCCGTATTTTGGTCATTAATAATAAGATGGTGGCGGCAGCAAGAAGAGTGCCTGCCCATGTTGTAGGAGACGGCGAACTGAATCTTCAACAGCTTATTGAAAAAGAAAATAAAGACCCGAGAAGAGGTTATGGCCATGAAAATGTCCTTACTGAGATTGAAGTAGATAAAGATACATTGGAACTTCTTGAAAAGCTTCAATATACGTTGGAAACCATTCCTCAAAGAGGAGAAGTGGTCTACCTGAAATCAACAGCGAATCTTTCCACCGGAGGAACATCCATTGATGTAACAGATATGGTACACCCGGAAAACATCACAATGGCAGAAAGAATCTCTAAAATTATAGGATTGGATGTCTGTGGTATTGATGTGATGGCGGAGAATTTGACCCAGCCTTTAAAAGAAAGTGGCGGAGCTATTATTGAAGTGAATGCTGCTCCGGGATTCAGAATGCACCTGGCGCCAAGCGAAGGGCTTCCAAGAAATGTGGCTGCACCAGTTGTAGATATGCTTTATCCGCAAGGAAAACCTTTTACCATTCCAATTATTGCAGTGACGGGAACCAATGGGAAAACTACGACTACAAGACTTATTTCCCATATTGTAAAAAGTAACGGTTACAGAGTGGGGTTCACGACTTCGGATGGAATTTACATTCAAAATACAATGTTGTCAAAAGGCGATACTACAGGACCGCTTTCAGCAGAATTTATCTTAAAAGATCCAACGGTAGAATTTGCAGTGCTGGAAACTGCTAGAGGAGGAATTTTACGTTCCGGGCTTGGTTTTTCACAATGTGATATCGGAGTTTTGACCAATATTGAGGAAGATCATCTGGGAATGAATGACATTCACAGTTTGAAGGATCTTACCAAAGTAAAACGTGTCGTCCTCGATAGTGTTAAAAAAAATGGCTGGAGCGTGCTGAACGCGGATAATCAATATTCCATGAAGATCGTGAATGATCTTGATTCCAATGTGGCCATTTTCAGTATGGATGAAAACAACCCGCATATCGTAAAATTTGCCAAAGAAGGAAAAATCACCTGCGTGTATGAAGAGGGTTTTGTAACCATTAAAAAAGGAGACTGGAAAATCAGAATAGGAAAAGCCAAAGATTTCCCGATCACTATGGAAGGGAAAGCCCGGTTCATGATTGAAAATGTGTTGGCAGCCAGTTTGGCAAGTTATCTTTATGGGTTCGGAATTGAAGATATTTCCAATTCTTTAAGAACATTTATTCCAAGTGCTCAGCTTACACCGGGAAGATTGAATGTCTTTAAATTCAAAAACTTTAAAGTACTAATCGATTTCGCTCATAATCCTTCAGGATACGAAGCTATTGAAGATTATCTGAAAAATGTTGAGTCAACAAAGAAAATCGGAATTATTTCCGGTGTTGGAGACAGAAGAGATAATGATATTAGAGAGTGTGGAAAGATTGCCGGGAGAATGTTTGACTATATTATCATCCGAAATGAGAAGCACCTTCGCGGAAGAACCGAAGAGGAAATCAACGGGTTGATTATTGACGGGATTAACTCGGCGGGCAGAGATGTAAGTTATGAGATTATTCCTAAAGAAATTGAAGCATTAAAACATGCGATGGGAATGGCAGAAGAAGGAACATTTATCACTGCCTTAAGTGATGTTATTTCTAATGCTATTGACCTGGTTCAGGAATATCAGGCCAAGGAGCTGTTGGAAGACGATAAGAATATTTAA
- a CDS encoding cyanophycinase → MKPVGKLIVIGGAVNKGSFAETDYDQNIEKNLNFFERGILRKIINESKLKENSVIEIVTTASQIPQIVGTEYKKAFEFLGAKNVNVLDIHNREEANSDAMVARANAADVMMFTGGDQLRLTSILGGTRFHDTILLKYQEQDFIYSGTSAGAAAASENMIYQGSSSEALLKGEIKTTQGLGLIDNVIIDTHFVQRGRIGRLFQAVVNNPRTLGIGLGEDTGLFIHNDVMTAVGSGLVILVDGRFIKDTNLTNINLGEPISIDNLTVHVMSMNDHYDLTTKTLTIENSQFNPIPQDK, encoded by the coding sequence ATGAAACCTGTTGGAAAATTAATAGTTATCGGAGGCGCTGTAAACAAAGGCAGTTTTGCTGAGACCGATTATGATCAGAATATTGAAAAAAATCTTAATTTTTTTGAGCGTGGGATCTTAAGAAAGATCATCAACGAATCAAAGCTTAAGGAAAACTCTGTCATTGAAATTGTTACAACCGCCTCTCAAATCCCTCAGATTGTAGGCACTGAATATAAAAAAGCATTTGAATTCCTTGGTGCTAAAAATGTAAACGTTCTCGACATCCATAATCGTGAAGAAGCCAATTCTGATGCAATGGTGGCAAGAGCCAATGCTGCCGATGTGATGATGTTCACCGGAGGAGACCAGCTGAGACTGACTTCTATTCTTGGAGGAACAAGATTTCATGATACGATTTTATTAAAATACCAGGAGCAGGATTTTATTTATTCCGGAACTTCTGCGGGAGCTGCAGCAGCATCTGAAAATATGATCTACCAGGGAAGCAGTTCTGAAGCATTGTTGAAAGGAGAAATTAAAACTACACAAGGATTAGGTTTGATTGATAATGTCATCATTGATACACACTTTGTGCAGCGTGGCAGAATCGGACGTCTTTTCCAGGCTGTAGTCAACAATCCGAGAACGCTGGGAATAGGACTAGGAGAAGATACCGGACTCTTCATCCATAATGATGTAATGACCGCTGTAGGTTCTGGTCTTGTCATTCTGGTAGACGGAAGATTTATTAAAGATACCAACCTTACCAATATCAATCTTGGAGAACCTATTTCTATTGATAATTTAACGGTACATGTCATGTCTATGAATGATCATTATGATCTTACCACAAAGACATTAACGATTGAGAATTCTCAGTTTAATCCGATACCGCAGGATAAGTAG
- a CDS encoding HRDC domain-containing protein, whose amino-acid sequence MMKVKVFKIRLPEEFLYRDQKMLDDFLEAHEIMKVETAFVSEERYWSVILYFEDLKLTKNTVKEPKAVKYSAENDFLNTDEEKILDALKFWRSEKAREQNLPTYFIASNKELISVAKYKPARKEELLEIKGFGKHKIENYGEEILEILESV is encoded by the coding sequence ATGATGAAAGTAAAAGTTTTTAAAATAAGACTTCCGGAAGAATTTCTGTACAGAGATCAGAAAATGCTGGATGATTTTCTGGAAGCCCATGAGATTATGAAAGTAGAAACAGCTTTTGTAAGCGAAGAACGGTATTGGTCTGTAATATTGTATTTTGAAGATCTGAAACTGACAAAAAATACAGTTAAAGAACCAAAAGCAGTTAAATATTCTGCAGAGAATGATTTCCTGAATACTGATGAAGAAAAGATACTGGATGCACTGAAGTTTTGGCGGTCAGAAAAAGCCCGGGAACAGAATCTTCCCACTTATTTCATCGCCAGCAATAAAGAGCTGATATCTGTAGCCAAGTATAAGCCTGCCAGAAAAGAAGAATTGCTGGAGATCAAAGGGTTTGGAAAGCATAAGATTGAAAATTATGGTGAAGAGATCCTTGAGATTCTTGAAAGCGTTTGA
- a CDS encoding YtxH domain-containing protein, translating into MGNKTKGILALLGLGALAYWKYKNSSPEDQQAVKDKINTAKDNLNKWGNDLKTKANDVASQVQNKVDEVKTKAEDSLS; encoded by the coding sequence ATGGGAAACAAAACAAAAGGTATATTAGCTTTATTAGGTTTAGGTGCATTAGCTTATTGGAAATATAAGAATTCAAGCCCTGAAGATCAACAGGCCGTAAAAGACAAAATCAATACTGCAAAAGACAATCTTAACAAATGGGGAAATGACCTTAAAACAAAAGCCAATGACGTTGCTTCCCAGGTTCAGAATAAAGTGGACGAAGTAAAGACAAAAGCTGAAGATTCTCTAAGCTAG
- a CDS encoding single-stranded DNA-binding protein → MSLRNKVTLIGYTGKEVEMVNFDNGNVKASVSLATSDHYTNAKGEKVEETQWHNLIAFGKTAEIFEKYVSKGKEIAVEGKLTYRSYDDKDGVKRYVTEIRVDEILLLGGK, encoded by the coding sequence ATGTCACTAAGAAACAAAGTAACATTAATTGGTTACACAGGAAAAGAAGTTGAAATGGTAAACTTCGATAATGGAAATGTAAAAGCAAGTGTATCCTTAGCAACAAGTGATCATTACACCAATGCCAAAGGAGAAAAAGTAGAAGAAACGCAATGGCACAATCTTATTGCTTTTGGGAAAACGGCTGAAATTTTTGAGAAATATGTTTCTAAGGGAAAAGAAATTGCCGTAGAGGGCAAGCTTACCTACAGATCATATGATGATAAAGATGGGGTGAAGCGGTATGTCACAGAAATTCGTGTGGATGAGATCTTATTATTAGGAGGAAAATAA
- a CDS encoding GNAT family N-acetyltransferase, translated as MKDKVSAEIVENWLKGWCLSREVPFPVQYKSGFHVMVGDEKQKERFVFPELNDDFFQLADSIDEPWIYLKVSTSPEAFIEKIPERWKLQPQGYMMTCFHPMNFPEISLAEGYQLEFSNYNTTFVVRIVAENGEQASIGRVSLVNDTAIYDRIITEKNHQRKGLASFLLKELEKIALSKGFSNNLLVATEEGKRLYETLGWKMYCLHTSIVIPSET; from the coding sequence ATGAAGGACAAAGTATCGGCAGAAATAGTAGAAAACTGGCTAAAAGGATGGTGTTTATCAAGAGAAGTGCCTTTTCCTGTACAGTATAAATCCGGATTCCATGTGATGGTAGGAGATGAAAAACAAAAAGAACGTTTTGTATTTCCTGAACTTAATGATGATTTTTTCCAACTTGCAGATTCAATTGATGAACCCTGGATTTATCTCAAAGTATCTACTTCTCCTGAAGCATTTATAGAGAAAATCCCGGAAAGATGGAAACTGCAGCCACAAGGATATATGATGACCTGTTTTCACCCGATGAACTTCCCGGAAATCAGCCTTGCAGAAGGATATCAATTAGAATTTTCTAACTATAACACCACTTTTGTTGTCAGGATTGTAGCAGAGAATGGCGAACAGGCTTCTATAGGCCGTGTTTCCCTTGTCAATGATACTGCTATATATGACAGGATTATTACCGAGAAAAATCATCAAAGAAAAGGGCTCGCTTCTTTTTTATTGAAAGAACTTGAGAAGATCGCTTTATCAAAGGGATTTTCAAATAACCTTTTAGTAGCAACAGAAGAAGGAAAGCGGTTGTATGAAACGTTAGGTTGGAAAATGTATTGCCTGCACACTTCTATCGTAATTCCGTCCGAAACGTAA
- a CDS encoding PH domain-containing protein, whose amino-acid sequence MNTICALCGTTLTTTDMSVGKNKLADGGYLCAGCFTKAVTINRDLIHNLDQFYFAEITGMILKSKIDASQSAGGSQYTANNHYEYDAPTRLDEIKDQIVALNARLSVLANEEVKELANILDKDEKLLAIAEGIDLQSNREGIIFSTQKRVVFIDKKFLGGVVKNEFPLQDISSIDHIENLLYSILKINTYRGDAQFKLHNKNDGRAFSNVKRSTNYYENERRNSSPLQAFSQTIPDLVQENVYSTDKGDSGSIFEHLEKLGKLRESGVLTEAEFAEQKKKLLDKL is encoded by the coding sequence ATGAACACTATTTGCGCATTGTGCGGAACAACACTAACGACAACGGATATGTCTGTAGGCAAAAATAAACTTGCTGACGGTGGTTATTTGTGTGCAGGATGTTTTACTAAAGCCGTTACTATCAACAGAGACCTTATTCATAATCTTGATCAGTTTTATTTTGCAGAAATTACAGGAATGATTCTGAAAAGTAAAATTGATGCAAGCCAGAGTGCCGGAGGATCCCAATATACAGCAAATAACCATTACGAATATGATGCACCAACTAGGCTGGATGAAATAAAAGATCAGATTGTTGCTCTGAATGCAAGACTGAGTGTTCTTGCCAATGAAGAGGTGAAAGAATTGGCAAATATTCTGGACAAAGATGAAAAACTGCTGGCTATTGCAGAAGGAATTGACCTTCAAAGTAACAGGGAAGGAATTATATTTTCAACACAGAAAAGGGTAGTTTTCATTGATAAAAAATTTCTGGGCGGCGTTGTAAAAAATGAATTTCCGCTTCAGGATATCTCGTCCATTGATCATATTGAAAATCTCTTGTATTCAATTCTGAAAATCAATACTTATAGAGGTGATGCACAGTTTAAACTGCACAATAAAAATGATGGAAGGGCATTTTCCAATGTCAAAAGAAGTACAAACTATTATGAAAATGAGAGAAGGAATTCAAGTCCATTGCAGGCATTTTCCCAAACGATTCCTGATTTGGTTCAGGAAAATGTATATTCTACGGATAAAGGAGATTCCGGATCTATCTTTGAGCATCTAGAAAAACTGGGTAAACTCAGAGAGAGTGGAGTGCTTACAGAGGCTGAATTTGCCGAACAAAAGAAAAAATTACTTGATAAATTATAA
- the hisS gene encoding histidine--tRNA ligase has protein sequence MKPSLAKGTRDFTAQEVSRRKYIINILQNNFELFGFQPLETPSFENLSTLTGKYGEEGDRLIFKILNSGDYTSDVNQEDWDHKNHQKLVSQISEKALRYDLTVPFARFVAMNHGKLTFPFKRSQIQPVWRADRPQKGRYREFYQCDADVVGSESLLQEVELVQLYLKSFADLKVPVTIHMNNRKILSGLAEYAGITDKLIDFTVALDKLDKIGKEGVVKELLEREISQESIDKLDFLFIQSDDALENLLQLKEKFAGNEIGLKGVEELEYVLTQSLSLGVDMQNLVFNITLARGLDYYTGAIFEVKADEVAMGSIGGGGRYDNLTEVFGVKNIPGIGISFGLDRIYLVMEELNLFPEEASSKIEYLFANSGGEETIEALKLIMQLRAKGISAELYPENAKINKQFTYAEKKGIKNVVFLGEEEIKNNTVTYKDLEAGEKKTVSLEEFLG, from the coding sequence ATGAAGCCAAGTTTAGCAAAAGGGACGAGAGATTTTACGGCACAGGAAGTTTCCAGAAGAAAATATATCATCAATATTTTACAGAATAATTTTGAATTATTCGGGTTTCAGCCATTGGAAACTCCAAGCTTTGAAAATCTTTCTACACTTACGGGGAAATACGGAGAAGAAGGAGACCGTTTGATTTTTAAGATTTTAAATTCGGGAGATTATACTTCTGATGTTAATCAGGAAGACTGGGATCATAAAAACCATCAGAAACTTGTTTCTCAAATTTCAGAAAAAGCTCTTCGTTATGACCTTACTGTACCCTTTGCAAGATTTGTGGCTATGAATCATGGGAAACTTACATTTCCATTCAAACGTTCCCAAATCCAGCCGGTTTGGAGAGCAGACAGACCTCAAAAAGGAAGATACAGAGAGTTTTATCAGTGTGATGCGGATGTGGTAGGAAGTGAAAGCTTATTACAGGAGGTAGAGCTGGTTCAGTTGTATTTAAAATCATTTGCTGATCTGAAAGTTCCTGTAACCATTCATATGAACAACAGAAAAATTCTTTCAGGATTGGCAGAATATGCAGGAATTACAGATAAGCTGATTGACTTCACGGTAGCACTAGATAAGCTGGATAAAATTGGTAAAGAAGGTGTTGTAAAAGAATTACTGGAAAGAGAAATTTCTCAGGAATCTATTGATAAGCTGGATTTCTTATTCATCCAGTCTGACGATGCATTGGAAAACCTTCTTCAGCTGAAAGAAAAATTTGCAGGAAATGAAATCGGCCTGAAAGGAGTAGAAGAACTTGAATATGTTCTTACACAGTCTCTGAGCCTTGGTGTTGATATGCAAAATCTTGTATTCAATATTACCCTGGCAAGAGGATTGGATTATTATACAGGGGCTATCTTTGAAGTGAAAGCAGATGAGGTTGCTATGGGATCCATCGGCGGCGGTGGAAGATATGATAACCTTACAGAAGTTTTTGGAGTTAAAAATATTCCGGGAATAGGAATTTCATTCGGATTAGACAGAATCTATCTGGTAATGGAAGAACTTAATCTTTTCCCTGAAGAAGCATCATCCAAAATCGAATATTTGTTTGCTAATTCTGGAGGAGAAGAAACAATAGAAGCTTTAAAATTGATCATGCAGCTAAGAGCAAAAGGAATTTCAGCAGAATTATACCCTGAAAATGCAAAGATTAATAAGCAGTTTACTTACGCAGAAAAGAAAGGTATCAAAAATGTGGTTTTCCTGGGTGAAGAAGAAATTAAAAATAATACAGTTACCTATAAAGATCTTGAAGCAGGAGAAAAGAAAACGGTTTCTCTGGAAGAATTCTTAGGATAA
- a CDS encoding PH domain-containing protein translates to MSEKSRLDEIREELKKLDISPTIFARKEIHALPDILSADEKIVYLVEGRNKTNNHHIILVATDRRLIFVDKEFMYGLKVEDFSYSKISSIQYETAVLLASIDIQVTDDIVEINGVGRYHAELFCEKVRDFMSRPEESIQNKPEPSVLDQLEQLGRLKESGVLSEEEFLDQKKKLMDKL, encoded by the coding sequence ATGAGTGAGAAATCAAGACTTGACGAGATAAGAGAGGAACTTAAAAAGTTGGATATCAGTCCTACCATATTTGCCAGAAAAGAAATTCATGCGCTGCCGGATATTCTTTCAGCAGACGAAAAAATTGTCTATCTCGTTGAAGGCAGAAACAAAACAAACAATCATCATATCATTCTGGTAGCTACGGACAGAAGATTGATCTTTGTAGATAAAGAATTCATGTACGGATTGAAAGTAGAGGACTTTTCCTACAGCAAAATAAGCTCAATACAATATGAAACGGCAGTATTGCTGGCTTCCATAGATATTCAGGTTACTGATGACATCGTAGAGATAAATGGAGTAGGAAGGTATCATGCTGAGCTTTTTTGTGAAAAGGTAAGAGATTTTATGTCCCGTCCTGAAGAATCCATTCAGAATAAACCTGAACCCAGTGTTTTAGACCAGCTCGAACAATTGGGAAGATTAAAAGAATCCGGAGTTTTAAGTGAGGAAGAATTTCTTGATCAAAAGAAAAAGCTCATGGATAAATTATAA